A genomic region of Dreissena polymorpha isolate Duluth1 chromosome 4, UMN_Dpol_1.0, whole genome shotgun sequence contains the following coding sequences:
- the LOC127876251 gene encoding plasminogen-like: MAELCTDNQCIQVDPVSWSYPRNVNATVTYTCTSLLSGFSSIFSYCPVRTCQTDYHWTNSSLSCGVNECYTAGQSAQYTGRRMCTVSGRTCQPWVDQSPHAHPYNTLASFPDTSAAALGSHCRDPGDKGQPWCYTTDPGVEWEFCGLPECSTLLVTSGTCLSTTTSSSGSTVLTPTPMTTASTPSPVTDSLYQRVSGNRVGVQFQTALSNIRSATSCCRRCYQMTSCIMVVYEVVSEACTLYREDAESVSPVDCSSQKCFVLQSHVTG; this comes from the exons ATGGCCGAGCTGTGCACGGACAACCAGTGCATCCAGGTAGATCCGGTTTCCTGGAGCTACCCGCGCAACGTGAACGCCACCGTGACATACACGTGCACGAGTCTGCTGAGCGGCTTCTCTTCCATTTTCAGTTACTGCCCCGTGCGCACGTGCCAGACGGACTACCACTGGACCAACAGTAGCCTCTCTTGTGGAG TGAACGAGTGCTACACGGCGGGCCAGTCCGCCCAGTATACGGGACGCCGCATGTGCACGGTGAGTGGACGCACGTGCCAGCCCTGGGTGGACCAGAGTCCACACGCCCACCCATACAACACCCTGGCCTCATTCCCCGACACTTCAG CTGCCGCCCTGGGCTCTCACTGCCGTGACCCAGGGGACAAGGGTCAGCCCTGGTGTTATACCACCGACCCTGGGGTTGAGTGGGAATTCTGCGGACTCCCAGAATGCTCTA CCCTTCTTGTCACTAGCGGCACGTGCTTGTCAACAA CAACCAGCTCCTCCGGAAGTACCGTCCTCACGCCGACACCAATGACAACTGCGTCGACACCCTCTCCGG ttACAGACAGCCTCTACCAGCGTGTTTCCGGTAACAGAGTCGGCGTCCAGTTTCAGACTGCACTTTCCAACATCCGGTCTGCTACTTCCTGTTGTCGGCGCTGCTATCAGATGACGTCATGTATAATGGTCGTGTATGAAGTCGTTTCAGAAGCGTGTACCCTTTACCGAGAGGACGCCGAAAGTGTCAGCCCCGTTGACTGCAGTTCACAGAAGTGCTTTGTATTACAGTCGCATGTGACGggataa